From Sporolactobacillus pectinivorans:
ACTAAGAGCCAACAAAATTTCCGGCTTCCGGTCTTTGGAAAACAGATTGTTCATCAGATTATTCATTAATGTTTTCCGCCTTTGAGCAAAGCTGGCTCGCACCAGCCTGAAGAAGAAATCCTCATCTGCCACTTTCACTTTTTTATCCGGACGTATTTCCAGACGGATCACGGCCGAGTCAACATTGGGCTGAGGAACAAAAACGGTTTTCGGCACAGTCAGGACGATCTCAGGATCAGCCACGTACTGGACGGCGATGGACAGCGATCCATAGCTTTTTTCGCCTGGTGCCGCTCCGAGCCTGCCCGCCACCTCTTTCTGAATCATCACAACAATGGTCTGTATCGGCACATCGGCGGTAAGCAGTTTCATCAGAATCGGTGTTGTCACATAATAAGGCAGGTTGGCAACAACTGTAACCGGGACACCCGGCGGACATTCCTCAGCGATCACCTGCTGAAGATCCATTTTCAGCACATCGCCGAATCGAATCGAAACATTGTCATACCCTTGAAGGGTTTCCTCCAAAATCGGTTTCAGGCGTTGATCAATCTCAACCGCAATAACTTTTTGCGCGCTTTCAGCCAGATACTGCGTCAGCGCACCAGCTCCCGGACCGATTTCGAGCACGCAGCTCCCCTTGCTCAGTCCGGCAGCCTCGACGATCTTCTTAAGAATATTCTCGTCAACCAGAAAGTTCTGGCCCAAACTCTTCTTCAACGTAAATCTGTGCTGGCGAATGACATCGTGTGTTACTTTCGGTGAAGAAATCCGTTTAGTCACCGGCAGGACCTCCCCGTTTTATTGAAGCCATCGCCCGTTCCAGTTCTTCCGGAGTAATCTGAAACATTCTCAGCCGTTTGTACAGCTGTTTTCCATTTGCATAGCCGATTTTCAGCGAATCACCAAGCTGCTGGCGAAGTGCCCGTGACCGAGGACCGC
This genomic window contains:
- the rsmA gene encoding 16S rRNA (adenine(1518)-N(6)/adenine(1519)-N(6))-dimethyltransferase RsmA; the encoded protein is MTKRISSPKVTHDVIRQHRFTLKKSLGQNFLVDENILKKIVEAAGLSKGSCVLEIGPGAGALTQYLAESAQKVIAVEIDQRLKPILEETLQGYDNVSIRFGDVLKMDLQQVIAEECPPGVPVTVVANLPYYVTTPILMKLLTADVPIQTIVVMIQKEVAGRLGAAPGEKSYGSLSIAVQYVADPEIVLTVPKTVFVPQPNVDSAVIRLEIRPDKKVKVADEDFFFRLVRASFAQRRKTLMNNLMNNLFSKDRKPEILLALSAAGIDPGRRGETLTIEEFAKLSDSLRHLITAK